A section of the Jaculus jaculus isolate mJacJac1 chromosome 6, mJacJac1.mat.Y.cur, whole genome shotgun sequence genome encodes:
- the Krt78 gene encoding keratin, type II cytoskeletal 78, whose translation MSVFPCPTQRGFSARSACSTFLGAQGRASFSSRSLGSSRGFRGSSGGRAWGAGNRLGMRFGQGNGGPGLSLCPPGGIQEVTINQNLLTPLKIGIDPQFQVIKTQETQEIRTLNNQFASFIDKVRFLEQQNKVLETKWELLQQLQGSHSPQSLEPLFEACLARLRQQLEQLERERGALDAELKNCQDQEEEYKAKYEQEAHTHFTVQNDFMILKKDVDEAFLSKMELEGKLESLQEHICFLKRLYEEELGQLQTQAGDMSVVLTMDNNRCVDFSDIIAEVRAQYEEITRTSKMEAEAVYQTKYQELQASAQLHGDSMKEVKLQISQLQQAMQRLRSQIASLQEQNASLQSAVADAEQRGEMALRDAQAKLDELENALRMAKQDMARLLCEYQELLSTKLALDVEIATYRRLLEGEECRMSGEYTSQVTISTVGGSSNIMSGGVCGGQMNTCGLGGGKGSFRSGCSSIVTGGFDTSGGSGHSRQGVGSCSVSGSGFSSGSGSGSGCHTILKKTVESSLKTSITY comes from the exons ATGTCTGTCTTCCCATGCCCGACTCAGAGGGGCTTCAGTGCCCGCTCGGCCTGTTCCACTTTCTTAGGGGCCCAGGGCAGGGCCAGTTTCAGCAGCAGGAGCCTCGGCTCCTCCAGGGGCTTCCGAGGAAGCTCTGGTGGGAGGGCCTGGGGGGCTGGGAACAGGCTGGGAATGAGGTTTGGGCAGGGGAATGGCGGGCCTGGGCTTTCTCTGTGCCCTCCGGGGGGCATCCAAGAAGTGACTATCAACCAGAATCTGCTGACCCCACTGAAGATTGGGATCGACCCTCAGTTCCAGGTGATAAAGACGCAGGAGACCCAAGAGATCCGAACCCTCAACAACCAGTTTGCTTCCTTCATTGACAAG GTGCGCTTCCTGGAGCAGCAGAACAAGGTTCTGGAGACCAAGTGGGAGctgctgcagcagctgcaggGGAGCCACAGCCCACAGAGCCTGGAGCCCCTCTTTGAAGCCTGCCTGGCCCGACTCAGGCAGCAGCTGGAGCAGCTCGAGAGAGAGCGAGGGGCTCTGGACGCCGAGCTGAAGAACTGCCAAGACCAGGAGGAAGAGTACAAGGCCAA GTATGAGCAGGAGGCCCACACGCATTTCACAGTGCAGAATGACTTCATGATCCTCAAAAAG GATGTGGACGAAGCCTTCTTGAGCAAGATGGAGTTGGAAGGCAAGCTGGAGTCTCTGCAAGAGCACATCTGCTTCTTGAAGCGTCTGTATGAAGAA GAGCTGGGCCAGCTGCAAACTCAGGCAGGGGACATGTCTGTGGTGCTGACCATGGACAACAATCGCTGTGTGGACTTCAGTGACATCATCGCGGAGGTCCGTGCTCAGTATGAGGAGATTACACGGACCAGCAAGATGGAGGCAGAGGCTGTGTACCAGACCAAG TACCAGGAACTCCAGGCCTCAGCCCAGCTTCACGGGGACAGCATGAAGGAAGTGAAGCTTCAGATTTCTCAGCTGCAGCAAGCCATGCAGAGGTTGCGGAGTCAGATCGCGAGCCTCCAGGAGCAG AATGCCAGCCTGCAGTCAGCCGTTGCTGATGCCGAGCAgcgtggggagatggctctgagggATGCCCAGGCCAAGCTGGATGAGCTGGAGAACGCTCTGAGAATGGCCAAGCAGGACATGGCCCGACTCCTGTGCGAGTACCAAGAACTGCTGAGCACAAAGCTGGCCCTGGATGTGGAGATCGCCACCTACCGCAGGCTGCTGGAGGGCGAGGAGTGCAG GATGTCTGGGGAGTACACCAGCCAGGTCACTATCT CCACAGTGGGAGGCAGCAGCAACATCATGTCTGGAGGAGTCTGTGGTGGCCAAATGAACACTTGTGGACTTGGAGGCGGGAAAGGCAGCTTTCGCTCTGGCTGCTCCAGCATCGTGACTGGCGGCTTTGACACATCCGGGGGCTCTGGACACAGCCGCCAGGGCGTGGGTTCCTGCTCTGTGTCTGGCTCTGGCTttagctctggctctggctctggctcaggaTGTCATACTATCCTGAAGAAGACTGTGGAATCAAGTCTGAAGACGTCCATCACATACTGA